One segment of Hippopotamus amphibius kiboko isolate mHipAmp2 chromosome 2, mHipAmp2.hap2, whole genome shotgun sequence DNA contains the following:
- the PLPP6 gene encoding polyisoprenoid diphosphate/phosphate phosphohydrolase PLPP6: MPSPRRNTEGRPLGPCAPSSSGSPAHGGGGRFEFQSLLNSRAPGADPTCARLRASESPVHRRGSFPVAGAGPSQALPSPLPEEDRMDLNPSFLGIALRSLLAIDLWLSKKLGVCAGESSSWGSVRPLMKLLEISGHGIPWLLGTLYCLSRSDSWAGREVLMNLLFALLLDLLLVALIKGLVRRRRPAHNQMDMFFTLSVDKYSFPSGHATRAALVLRFILNHLVLAIPLRVLVVLWAFILGLSRVMLGRHNVTDVAFGFFLGYMQYSIVDYCWLSPHNAPILFVLWNQQ, encoded by the coding sequence ATGCCGAGCCCCCGGAGGAACACCGAGGGACGCCCGCTGGGCCCCTGCGCCCCGAGCAGCAGCGGCAGCCCGGCCCACGGTGGCGGCGGCAGGTTCGAGTTCCAGTCCCTGCTCAACAGCCGCGCTCCGGGCGCCGACCCCACCTGCGCCCGGCTCCGCGCGTCCGAGAGCCCCGTGCACCGCCGCGGCTCGTTCCCCGTGGCCGGGGCGGGCCCCTCGCAGGCGCTCCCGTCCCCGCTGCCCGAGGAGGACCGCATGGACCTGAACCCGTCTTTCCTGGGCATCGCCCTGCGCTCTCTGCTGGCCATCGACCTGTGGCTGTCCAAGAAGCTGGGGGTGTGCGCGGGGGAGAGCTCGTCCTGGGGCAGCGTGCGGCCCCTCATGAAATTGCTGGAGATCTCGGGACACGGCATCCCCTGGCTGCTGGGCACCCTCTACTGCCTGTCAAGGAGCGACAGCTGGGCCGGGCGAGAGGTGCTGATGAACCTGCTCTTCGCCCTGCTGCTGGACCTCCTGCTGGTGGCCCTGATCAAGGGGCTGGTCCGCAGGCGCCGCCCGGCCCACAACCAGATGGACATGTTTTTCACCCTTTCGGTGGACAAGTACTCCTTCCCCTCGGGCCATGCCACCAGGGCGGCCCTGGTGTTACGGTTCATCTTGAACCACCTGGTGCTGGCCATTCCACTGAGGGTGCTGGTGGTATTGTGGGCCTTCATCTTGGGCCTCTCCAGGGTCATGCTGGGGCGGCACAATGTCACCGACGTGGCTTTTGGCTTTTTTCTGGGCTACATGCAGTACAGCATCGTGGACTATTGCTGGCTTTCACCGCACAACGCTCCGATCCTCTTTGTACTGTGGAACCAACAATGA